The following proteins come from a genomic window of Acanthopagrus latus isolate v.2019 chromosome 5, fAcaLat1.1, whole genome shotgun sequence:
- the carnmt1 gene encoding carnosine N-methyltransferase isoform X1 — protein MAETAGEGAKGGPFFHKERIKYSPEEEARLERQHFWRIIDAFRFYRVHVGEQVKRAERQFLSLPQRHQDLLPNVLSNLSRISQCADHNQELLQAIVHNSLHMFENIEYGERENSQKVRPSTTFDMDKLKSTIKQFVRDWSEVGRAERDSCYQPIIHEIQRLFPSDKYDVSKVSVLVPGAGLGRLAWEIARLGYICQGNEWSFFMLFSSNFVLNRCEQVNSLTVYPWIHQYSNNKKSSDQTRPVRFPDVNPQSLPLDADFSMVAGDFVEVYSDPESWDCVATCFFIDTAHNVIEYVETIWKILKPGGVWINLGPLLYHFENMANELSVELSYEDIRTAIVKSGFHIEMEKQSVQTTYTENDHSMLRYIYDCVFFVARKPADVHFNCQDDDQQHISPPAAKSPRREGTDSLT, from the exons ATGGCCgaaacagcaggagagggagCGAAAGGAGGACCATTTTTTCAcaaagagagaataaaatacAGCCCCGAGGAAGAGGCCAGACTGGAAAGGCAGCATTTCTGGAGAATAATCGATGCTTTTAGATTTTACAG GGTCCATGTTGGGGAGCAGGTCAAGCGTGCTGAGCGTCAGTTTCTGAGCCTGCCGCAGCGCCACCAGGATTTGCTGCCAAATGTCTTGTCCAACCTCTCTCGGATCAGCCAGTGTGCGGACCACAACCAGGAGTTACTACAGGCCATTGTTCATAACAGCCTCCACATGTTTGAGAACATCGAATATGGCGAGAGG GAAAATTCGCAGAAAGTGCGCCCATCCACCACGTTTGACATGGACAAGCTGAAGTCCACCATAAAGCAGTTTGTTAGAGACTGGAGCGAGGTGGGCCGGGCTGAGAGGGATTCATGCTACCAGCCCATCATCCATGAGATTCAAAGACTCTTCCCAAGTGACAAATA TGATGTGTCTAAGGTGAGTGTGCTGGTCCCGGGTGCTGGGCTCGGCCGTCTAGCCTGGGAGATCGCTCGGCTGGGTTATATCTGCCAGGGCAACGAATGGAGCTTCTTCATGCTCTTCTCTTCAAACTTTGTTCTGAATAG gtgtgaacaggtgaaCTCTCTGACAGTGTATCCCTGGATCCACCAGtacagcaacaacaagaaaTCCTCTGACCAAACGCGACCAGTTAGATTTCCTGATGTCAACCCTCAGAGCTTACCACTAGATGCAGACTTCTCCATGGTAGCAGGGGACTTTGTGGAAGTTTACTCTGATCCAG AATCCTGGGACTGCGTGGCTACCTGCTTCTTCATTGATACAGCTCATAATGTCATAGAGTATGTTGAGACTATCTGGAAGATTCTGAAGCCCGGTGGAGTGTGGATCAACCTGG GTCCACTGTTATACCACTTTGAGAACATGGCCAATGAGCTTTCAGTTGAACTGAGCTATGAAGACATTCGGACAGCGATTGTCAAGTCTGGCTTCCACATAGAG ATGGAGAAACAGTCGGTCCAGACCACCTACACGGAGAACGACCACTCGATGTTGAGATACATTTATGACTGTGTCTTCTTTGTGGCACGAAAACCCGCGGATGTGCACTTTAACTGTCAAGATGATGACCAACAACACATTTCTCCACCGGCTGCTAAATCACCACGGCGAGAAGGCACTGACAGCCTTACGTGA
- the LOC119020199 gene encoding alpha-1-antitrypsin-like protein CM55-ST isoform X1 encodes MFSGLHLQGLSIIIGGCFAGCIVNQKKLTMMRAALCIWILSAVICVGRGHVIVKHQAEQDTAADSRDNTVSLVNAANKEFVFHLYRKLAAHADSQGKNIFYSPFSVSTALAALSVGARGETHRQLFSGLGYNNTLLTQENVNQAFQMLLERANETTRDFISSGTAVFIDNKFKPRPEFLEALRQSYLADGFSVDFTKTTDSENTINEYVKEKTNGKIDKLVSNLDPNTVMYLISYIYFKGKWANPFDPQLTKEDMFNVDVNTQVPVQMMNMEEELHSYYDQGINTTVLHLPFNSSYSMLLLLPDNMAMLENEISRGHVTKWLKWMRPRTYNLYVPKFSIKNSYSLNDVLTGMGMTDMFGDRADLSGILEGQKLAVSEVVHQATLDVDEAGATAAAATGIGIMLLSYRHVPVLKFNRPFMVIITEHNTENILFMGKILNPKME; translated from the exons atgtttagtGGACTTCACTTGCAGGGACTTTCCATCATCATAGGGGGG TGCTTCGCTGGATGTATCGTGAACCAGAAGAAG CTCACGATGATGCGTGCAGCCCTGTGTATCTGGATCTTGTCGGCAGTGATCTGCGTGGGTAGAGGTCATGTCATCGTCAAACACCAGGCAGAGCAGgacactgcagctgacagcagggACAACACTGTCTCTCTGGTGAACGCAGCAAACAAAGAGTTTGTCTTCCATCTGTACAGGAAGTTAGCGGCTCATGCTGACTCGCAAGGCAAGAATATCTTTTACTCCCCGTTTAGTGTGTCCACTGCCTTGGCTGCCTTGTCTGTAGGAGCTCGGGGGGAGACCCACCGGCAGCTTTTCAGCGGTCTCGGTTACAACAACACCCTGCTGACACAGGAAAATGTAAACCAGGCCTTTCAGATGCTCCTCGAAAGGGCAAATGAGACAACTCGTGACTTCATCAGCTCGGGGACCGCTGTATTCATAGACAACAAATTCAAGCCGCGGCCTGAGTTCCTGGAGGCCTTGAGGCAGTCCTACCTTGCAGATGGGTTCAGCGTTGACTTCACCAAAACCACAGACAGTGAAAATACCATCAATGAGTATGTGAAGGAGAAGACCAACGGGAAGATAGACAAGCTGGTCAGCAatctggatccaaacacagtcATGTATCTCATCAGTTACATCTACTTCAAAG GAAAGTGGGCGAACCCCTTTGATCCCCAGCTCACCAAGGAGGACATGTTCAACGTGGATGTGAACACCCAG GTTCCAGTCCAGATGATGAATATGGAGGAGGAACTTCATTCTTATTACGACCAGGGGATTAACACAAcagtcctccacctccccttcaACAGCTCCTACTccatgctgctgttgctgccagACAACATGGCAATGCTGGAGAATGAGATTTCCAGAGGTCATGTCACCAAATGGTTAAAATGGATGAGGCCCAG GACATATAATTTATACGTTCCAAAGTTCTCCATTAAGAACTCCTACTCACTGAATGATGTGTTGACTGGAATGGGAATGACTGACATGTTTGGTGATCGTGCAGACTTAAGCGGCATTTTAGAGGGGCAAAAACTGGCAGTCTCCGAG GTTGTGCACCAGGCTACTTTGGATGTCGACGAGGCTGgagccactgctgcagctgccactGGTATCGGCATCATGCTTCTCTCTTACCGCCACGTCCCTGTCTTGAAATTCAATCGTCCATTTATGGTCATCATCACTGAAcataacacagaaaacatactCTTCATGGGCAAGATTCTGAACCCAAAGATGGAATAA
- the bag4 gene encoding BAG family molecular chaperone regulator 4, which produces MQSNLKSGWPSTCNSENNIENWKNNMDAPQYPGYPSHYWYPQSHSTGHYANTYPSGSDVQPQYNPQVMPAGYPNGHGVYSPAQNQYSTSGFHPSNPFYCADPQRPSPGPYPNQGCPAEQSSGPSGQPHSQHQHQHHHYPGPHCQGGPGYPAGPYPHYSESGHAMPPTPPYPTGQALHPNPQAEAWAHSGAYAPSQQQWQPGQQPPQSHYVRPAHPPAWPGTGTGAPPPYQPKDQQQQRPPPVGPKPRPAPSPNPPNGKPAEISSPPQMYNRTGRGDPSQGEPPPSAPAPAQAPAQSQPLSQNPGLARVQEVMARVLLLQEDVDEFVGKKSDKNYRCLEELLTKELLVLDSVETQGLEAIRQARKEAVQRIQAILDQLEKKAF; this is translated from the exons ATGCAGTCCAATCTAAAATCTGGCTGGCCCTCGACTTGCAACTCGGAAAATAATATCGAGAATTGGAAAAACAACATG GATGCTCCTCAGTATCCAGGCTACCCCTCACACTACTGGTACCCCCAGTCTCATTCCACAGGACACTATGCAAATACCTATCCATCTGGATCAGATGTTCAGCCACAGTACAATCCACAG GTAATGCCTGCAGGTTATCCAAATGGCCACGGTGTCTACAGCCCAGCGCAGAATCAATACTCAACAAGTGGTTTCCACCCATCCAACCCGTTCTACTGCGCTGACCCTCAGAGACCGTCTCCAGGCCCGTATCCTAACCAGGGCTGCCCAGCTGAGCAGAGCAGCGGGCCGTCTGGGCAGCCGCACTCtcaacatcagcatcaacatcatCACTATCCTGGTCCACACTGTCAAGGA GGTCCCGGATATCCTGCTGGACCGTACCCTCACTATAGTGAAAGTGGTCATGCGATGCCTCCAACCCCGCCGTACCCCACAGGTCAGGCTCTCCACCCGAATCCCCAGGCTGAAGCGTGGGCGCACTCTGGTGCGTATGCGccctcacagcagcagtggcagccaGGTCAGCAGccaccacagagccactacgTCCGTCCTGCTCACCCTCCAGCATGGCCAGGGACCGGGACTGGCGCTCCACCACCTTACCAACCCAAG gaccagcagcagcaacgtCCCCCACCCGTGGGACCTAAACCCAGACCAGCCCCATCCCCGAACCCCCCTAATGGAAAGCCTGCTGAGATAAGTTCACCTCCCCAAATGTACAACAGAACCGGGAGAGGTGATCCCTCACAAGGTGAGCCCCCGCCCTCGGCCCCAGCCCCAGCTCAAGCTCCGGCTCAGTCTCAGCCCCTGAGCCAGAACCCCGGCTTAGCCAGGGTCCAAGAGGTCATGGCCAGGGTGCTGCTGCTTCAGGAAGATGTTGACGAGTTTGTTGGCAAAAAGTCAGACAAGAATTATCGATGTCTGGAGGAACTGCTGACCAaagagctgctggtgctggaCTCTGTGGAGACTCAGGGACTGGAGGCCATCCGGCAAGCCCGAAAGGAGGCAGTACAGAGGATCCAGGCCATTCTGGACCAGCTGGAGAAGAAAGCCTTCTGA
- the LOC119020202 gene encoding dual specificity protein phosphatase 26-like, whose protein sequence is MSYTAKLPASWNDKPPPRKVEIDLSSPGLAVFELERLLFTGKAIVSHADEVWPRLYIGDQESAENRADLSMHGITHILNAAHSKRRGQPDVYAAMRITYMGIEAHDSCTFDMSVNFQVAADFIHGALLRGGKVLVHCHVGVSRSATLVLAYLMLKQNLTLVEAICAVKDNRGVIPNRGFLRQLIKLDGQLFGTH, encoded by the exons ATGTCCTATACAGCCAAACTTCCTGCGTCCTGGAACGATAAACCTCCTCCTCGTAAAGTGGAAATTGACCTGAGCTCACCTGGTTTGGCAGTGTTTGAGTTGGAAAGACTCTTGTTCACTGGCAAAGCCATCGTTAGCCATGCAGACGAAGTGTGGCCAAGGCTTTACATCGGTGACCA agaAAGTGCAGAGAACCGGGCTGATCTATCCATGCATGGAATCACTCACATCCTGAATGCAGCTCACAGTAAACGCAGAGGGCAGCCAGATGTCTATGCGGCCATGAGGATCACCTACATGGGCATAGAGGCTCATGACTCCTGCACGTTTGACATGAGCGTCAACTTCCAGGTAGCAGCCGACTTCATCCACGGCGCTCTCCTCAGAGGAG GCAAAGTGTTGGTGCACTGTCATGTAGGAGTGAGCCGCTCTGCCACCCTGGTCCTGGCTTACCTGATGCTGAAGCAGAACCTGACCCTCGTAGAGGCGATTTGTGCCGTGAAAGACAACCGGGGCGTTATCCCCAATCGAGGTTTCCTCCGACAGCTCATCAAACTGGATGGCCAGCTCTTTGGAACACACTGA
- the LOC119020199 gene encoding alpha-1-antitrypsin-like protein CM55-ST isoform X3, with translation MMRAALCIWILSAVICVGRGHVIVKHQAEQDTAADSRDNTVSLVNAANKEFVFHLYRKLAAHADSQGKNIFYSPFSVSTALAALSVGARGETHRQLFSGLGYNNTLLTQENVNQAFQMLLERANETTRDFISSGTAVFIDNKFKPRPEFLEALRQSYLADGFSVDFTKTTDSENTINEYVKEKTNGKIDKLVSNLDPNTVMYLISYIYFKGKWANPFDPQLTKEDMFNVDVNTQVPVQMMNMEEELHSYYDQGINTTVLHLPFNSSYSMLLLLPDNMAMLENEISRGHVTKWLKWMRPRTYNLYVPKFSIKNSYSLNDVLTGMGMTDMFGDRADLSGILEGQKLAVSEVVHQATLDVDEAGATAAAATGIGIMLLSYRHVPVLKFNRPFMVIITEHNTENILFMGKILNPKME, from the exons ATGATGCGTGCAGCCCTGTGTATCTGGATCTTGTCGGCAGTGATCTGCGTGGGTAGAGGTCATGTCATCGTCAAACACCAGGCAGAGCAGgacactgcagctgacagcagggACAACACTGTCTCTCTGGTGAACGCAGCAAACAAAGAGTTTGTCTTCCATCTGTACAGGAAGTTAGCGGCTCATGCTGACTCGCAAGGCAAGAATATCTTTTACTCCCCGTTTAGTGTGTCCACTGCCTTGGCTGCCTTGTCTGTAGGAGCTCGGGGGGAGACCCACCGGCAGCTTTTCAGCGGTCTCGGTTACAACAACACCCTGCTGACACAGGAAAATGTAAACCAGGCCTTTCAGATGCTCCTCGAAAGGGCAAATGAGACAACTCGTGACTTCATCAGCTCGGGGACCGCTGTATTCATAGACAACAAATTCAAGCCGCGGCCTGAGTTCCTGGAGGCCTTGAGGCAGTCCTACCTTGCAGATGGGTTCAGCGTTGACTTCACCAAAACCACAGACAGTGAAAATACCATCAATGAGTATGTGAAGGAGAAGACCAACGGGAAGATAGACAAGCTGGTCAGCAatctggatccaaacacagtcATGTATCTCATCAGTTACATCTACTTCAAAG GAAAGTGGGCGAACCCCTTTGATCCCCAGCTCACCAAGGAGGACATGTTCAACGTGGATGTGAACACCCAG GTTCCAGTCCAGATGATGAATATGGAGGAGGAACTTCATTCTTATTACGACCAGGGGATTAACACAAcagtcctccacctccccttcaACAGCTCCTACTccatgctgctgttgctgccagACAACATGGCAATGCTGGAGAATGAGATTTCCAGAGGTCATGTCACCAAATGGTTAAAATGGATGAGGCCCAG GACATATAATTTATACGTTCCAAAGTTCTCCATTAAGAACTCCTACTCACTGAATGATGTGTTGACTGGAATGGGAATGACTGACATGTTTGGTGATCGTGCAGACTTAAGCGGCATTTTAGAGGGGCAAAAACTGGCAGTCTCCGAG GTTGTGCACCAGGCTACTTTGGATGTCGACGAGGCTGgagccactgctgcagctgccactGGTATCGGCATCATGCTTCTCTCTTACCGCCACGTCCCTGTCTTGAAATTCAATCGTCCATTTATGGTCATCATCACTGAAcataacacagaaaacatactCTTCATGGGCAAGATTCTGAACCCAAAGATGGAATAA
- the carnmt1 gene encoding carnosine N-methyltransferase isoform X2: protein MVHVGEQVKRAERQFLSLPQRHQDLLPNVLSNLSRISQCADHNQELLQAIVHNSLHMFENIEYGERENSQKVRPSTTFDMDKLKSTIKQFVRDWSEVGRAERDSCYQPIIHEIQRLFPSDKYDVSKVSVLVPGAGLGRLAWEIARLGYICQGNEWSFFMLFSSNFVLNRCEQVNSLTVYPWIHQYSNNKKSSDQTRPVRFPDVNPQSLPLDADFSMVAGDFVEVYSDPESWDCVATCFFIDTAHNVIEYVETIWKILKPGGVWINLGPLLYHFENMANELSVELSYEDIRTAIVKSGFHIEMEKQSVQTTYTENDHSMLRYIYDCVFFVARKPADVHFNCQDDDQQHISPPAAKSPRREGTDSLT from the exons at GGTCCATGTTGGGGAGCAGGTCAAGCGTGCTGAGCGTCAGTTTCTGAGCCTGCCGCAGCGCCACCAGGATTTGCTGCCAAATGTCTTGTCCAACCTCTCTCGGATCAGCCAGTGTGCGGACCACAACCAGGAGTTACTACAGGCCATTGTTCATAACAGCCTCCACATGTTTGAGAACATCGAATATGGCGAGAGG GAAAATTCGCAGAAAGTGCGCCCATCCACCACGTTTGACATGGACAAGCTGAAGTCCACCATAAAGCAGTTTGTTAGAGACTGGAGCGAGGTGGGCCGGGCTGAGAGGGATTCATGCTACCAGCCCATCATCCATGAGATTCAAAGACTCTTCCCAAGTGACAAATA TGATGTGTCTAAGGTGAGTGTGCTGGTCCCGGGTGCTGGGCTCGGCCGTCTAGCCTGGGAGATCGCTCGGCTGGGTTATATCTGCCAGGGCAACGAATGGAGCTTCTTCATGCTCTTCTCTTCAAACTTTGTTCTGAATAG gtgtgaacaggtgaaCTCTCTGACAGTGTATCCCTGGATCCACCAGtacagcaacaacaagaaaTCCTCTGACCAAACGCGACCAGTTAGATTTCCTGATGTCAACCCTCAGAGCTTACCACTAGATGCAGACTTCTCCATGGTAGCAGGGGACTTTGTGGAAGTTTACTCTGATCCAG AATCCTGGGACTGCGTGGCTACCTGCTTCTTCATTGATACAGCTCATAATGTCATAGAGTATGTTGAGACTATCTGGAAGATTCTGAAGCCCGGTGGAGTGTGGATCAACCTGG GTCCACTGTTATACCACTTTGAGAACATGGCCAATGAGCTTTCAGTTGAACTGAGCTATGAAGACATTCGGACAGCGATTGTCAAGTCTGGCTTCCACATAGAG ATGGAGAAACAGTCGGTCCAGACCACCTACACGGAGAACGACCACTCGATGTTGAGATACATTTATGACTGTGTCTTCTTTGTGGCACGAAAACCCGCGGATGTGCACTTTAACTGTCAAGATGATGACCAACAACACATTTCTCCACCGGCTGCTAAATCACCACGGCGAGAAGGCACTGACAGCCTTACGTGA
- the carnmt1 gene encoding carnosine N-methyltransferase isoform X3, whose product MFENIEYGERENSQKVRPSTTFDMDKLKSTIKQFVRDWSEVGRAERDSCYQPIIHEIQRLFPSDKYDVSKVSVLVPGAGLGRLAWEIARLGYICQGNEWSFFMLFSSNFVLNRCEQVNSLTVYPWIHQYSNNKKSSDQTRPVRFPDVNPQSLPLDADFSMVAGDFVEVYSDPESWDCVATCFFIDTAHNVIEYVETIWKILKPGGVWINLGPLLYHFENMANELSVELSYEDIRTAIVKSGFHIEMEKQSVQTTYTENDHSMLRYIYDCVFFVARKPADVHFNCQDDDQQHISPPAAKSPRREGTDSLT is encoded by the exons ATGTTTGAGAACATCGAATATGGCGAGAGG GAAAATTCGCAGAAAGTGCGCCCATCCACCACGTTTGACATGGACAAGCTGAAGTCCACCATAAAGCAGTTTGTTAGAGACTGGAGCGAGGTGGGCCGGGCTGAGAGGGATTCATGCTACCAGCCCATCATCCATGAGATTCAAAGACTCTTCCCAAGTGACAAATA TGATGTGTCTAAGGTGAGTGTGCTGGTCCCGGGTGCTGGGCTCGGCCGTCTAGCCTGGGAGATCGCTCGGCTGGGTTATATCTGCCAGGGCAACGAATGGAGCTTCTTCATGCTCTTCTCTTCAAACTTTGTTCTGAATAG gtgtgaacaggtgaaCTCTCTGACAGTGTATCCCTGGATCCACCAGtacagcaacaacaagaaaTCCTCTGACCAAACGCGACCAGTTAGATTTCCTGATGTCAACCCTCAGAGCTTACCACTAGATGCAGACTTCTCCATGGTAGCAGGGGACTTTGTGGAAGTTTACTCTGATCCAG AATCCTGGGACTGCGTGGCTACCTGCTTCTTCATTGATACAGCTCATAATGTCATAGAGTATGTTGAGACTATCTGGAAGATTCTGAAGCCCGGTGGAGTGTGGATCAACCTGG GTCCACTGTTATACCACTTTGAGAACATGGCCAATGAGCTTTCAGTTGAACTGAGCTATGAAGACATTCGGACAGCGATTGTCAAGTCTGGCTTCCACATAGAG ATGGAGAAACAGTCGGTCCAGACCACCTACACGGAGAACGACCACTCGATGTTGAGATACATTTATGACTGTGTCTTCTTTGTGGCACGAAAACCCGCGGATGTGCACTTTAACTGTCAAGATGATGACCAACAACACATTTCTCCACCGGCTGCTAAATCACCACGGCGAGAAGGCACTGACAGCCTTACGTGA
- the lsm1 gene encoding U6 snRNA-associated Sm-like protein LSm1, with protein sequence MNYVPGTASLIDDIDKKHLVLLRDGRTLIGYLRSIDQFANLVFHQTVERIHVGKKFGDIPRGIFIVRGENVVLLGEIDVDKPCDTLLQQVSIEEILEEQRLQQQAKQETEKVKMQVLKDRGLSIPKADNLDEY encoded by the exons ATGAACTACGTACCAGGGACGGCAAGCCTCATTGACGACATCGACA agaaacatctggTGCTGCTCCGAGATGGCAGAACACTGATCGGTTACCTCAGAAGCATTGATCAGTTCG CCAATTTAGTTTTCCACCAGACAGTTGAGCGCATCCACGTGGGGAAGAAATTCGGAGACATCCCCAGAGGAATATTCATTGTGAGGGGGGAGAATGTGGTGCTGCTCGGAGAGATA GATGTGGATAAGCCCTGCGACACACTCCTGCAGCAGGTCTCCATCGAAGAGATCCTGGAGGAGCAGCGGTTGCAGCAGCAAGCCAAACAGGAGACGGAGAAAGTCAAAATGCAGGTCCTGAAGGACCGAGGCCTGTCCATCCCCAAAGCTGATAACTTAGACGAATACTAA
- the LOC119020199 gene encoding alpha-1-antitrypsin-like protein CM55-ST isoform X2: MFSGLHLQGLSIIIGGLTMMRAALCIWILSAVICVGRGHVIVKHQAEQDTAADSRDNTVSLVNAANKEFVFHLYRKLAAHADSQGKNIFYSPFSVSTALAALSVGARGETHRQLFSGLGYNNTLLTQENVNQAFQMLLERANETTRDFISSGTAVFIDNKFKPRPEFLEALRQSYLADGFSVDFTKTTDSENTINEYVKEKTNGKIDKLVSNLDPNTVMYLISYIYFKGKWANPFDPQLTKEDMFNVDVNTQVPVQMMNMEEELHSYYDQGINTTVLHLPFNSSYSMLLLLPDNMAMLENEISRGHVTKWLKWMRPRTYNLYVPKFSIKNSYSLNDVLTGMGMTDMFGDRADLSGILEGQKLAVSEVVHQATLDVDEAGATAAAATGIGIMLLSYRHVPVLKFNRPFMVIITEHNTENILFMGKILNPKME, translated from the exons atgtttagtGGACTTCACTTGCAGGGACTTTCCATCATCATAGGGGGG CTCACGATGATGCGTGCAGCCCTGTGTATCTGGATCTTGTCGGCAGTGATCTGCGTGGGTAGAGGTCATGTCATCGTCAAACACCAGGCAGAGCAGgacactgcagctgacagcagggACAACACTGTCTCTCTGGTGAACGCAGCAAACAAAGAGTTTGTCTTCCATCTGTACAGGAAGTTAGCGGCTCATGCTGACTCGCAAGGCAAGAATATCTTTTACTCCCCGTTTAGTGTGTCCACTGCCTTGGCTGCCTTGTCTGTAGGAGCTCGGGGGGAGACCCACCGGCAGCTTTTCAGCGGTCTCGGTTACAACAACACCCTGCTGACACAGGAAAATGTAAACCAGGCCTTTCAGATGCTCCTCGAAAGGGCAAATGAGACAACTCGTGACTTCATCAGCTCGGGGACCGCTGTATTCATAGACAACAAATTCAAGCCGCGGCCTGAGTTCCTGGAGGCCTTGAGGCAGTCCTACCTTGCAGATGGGTTCAGCGTTGACTTCACCAAAACCACAGACAGTGAAAATACCATCAATGAGTATGTGAAGGAGAAGACCAACGGGAAGATAGACAAGCTGGTCAGCAatctggatccaaacacagtcATGTATCTCATCAGTTACATCTACTTCAAAG GAAAGTGGGCGAACCCCTTTGATCCCCAGCTCACCAAGGAGGACATGTTCAACGTGGATGTGAACACCCAG GTTCCAGTCCAGATGATGAATATGGAGGAGGAACTTCATTCTTATTACGACCAGGGGATTAACACAAcagtcctccacctccccttcaACAGCTCCTACTccatgctgctgttgctgccagACAACATGGCAATGCTGGAGAATGAGATTTCCAGAGGTCATGTCACCAAATGGTTAAAATGGATGAGGCCCAG GACATATAATTTATACGTTCCAAAGTTCTCCATTAAGAACTCCTACTCACTGAATGATGTGTTGACTGGAATGGGAATGACTGACATGTTTGGTGATCGTGCAGACTTAAGCGGCATTTTAGAGGGGCAAAAACTGGCAGTCTCCGAG GTTGTGCACCAGGCTACTTTGGATGTCGACGAGGCTGgagccactgctgcagctgccactGGTATCGGCATCATGCTTCTCTCTTACCGCCACGTCCCTGTCTTGAAATTCAATCGTCCATTTATGGTCATCATCACTGAAcataacacagaaaacatactCTTCATGGGCAAGATTCTGAACCCAAAGATGGAATAA